The Miscanthus floridulus cultivar M001 chromosome 17, ASM1932011v1, whole genome shotgun sequence genome has a window encoding:
- the LOC136517957 gene encoding protein NRT1/ PTR FAMILY 2.7-like yields MEANVPQEEGTLPRQGLGVDHESLQQPQSDQRRKGGWITFPFLGAAMMGLGVATSGVLSNLVVYLIKEYNVPSVDAAQISNIVAGCLSLAPVAGAVVADAFFGCYPIVAVSMAFSVLSSVVFTLTASLRGLRPAPCHLGAGPCEPASAGQMAALYAGVFLMCVSAAGSRFNQATMGADQFDSAADRDVLFNWFFVFLYASSVLASTVIVYVQDTVSWTLGFGISAAASVVGLVALLLGTRYYRRSAVRGSPFTGLARVAVAAVTKWKVNVPTSGELKFYHGRPRRGDGEDKAGNSDTDLAPSDSFSFLNRAALITDGDTIAAADGSTVIRPWRVCTVQQVEDLKTVLRILPLWSAAIFLSVAIGVQINFTILQALVMDRAVGRFVIPAGSMIVGTLIAVVVSLGLLDRVLLPLWRRLVRHDPTPLQRIGAGHVITVVSMAASAVIERRRVATVHARGDEGNPAWVSPLSAMWLLLPFALSGFGEALHFPGQVTLYYQEFPPSLKNTATGMVAMIVALGFYLSTALIGIVRRATAWLPDNMNASRLENLYWLLAVLVSLNFGYYMLCARLYKYQNVGKKVTEV; encoded by the exons ATGGAAGCAAACGTGCCGCAAGAAGAAGGAACACTGCCTCGCCAAGGCCTCGGCGTCGATCACGAGTCCCTGCAGCAGCCGCAGAGCGATCAGAGGAGGAAGGGTGGATGGATCACCTTCCCTTTCCTCGGAG CGGCGATGATGGGTCTGGGTGTGGCGACGAGCGGCGTGTTAAGCAACCTAGTGGTCTACCTGATCAAAGAGTACAACGTGCCGAGCGTGGACGCAGCTCAGATCTCCAACATCGTCGCCGGCTGCCTCAGCTTGGCCCCTGTGGCCGGAGCCGTCGTCGCCGATGCCTTCTTCGGCTGCTACCCTATCGTCGCCGTCTCCATGGCCTTCTCCGTCCTG TCCTCGGTTGTCTTCACCCTCACGGCAAGCCTGCGCGGCCTCCGCCCAGCGCCTTGCCATCTCGGCGCCGGCCCCTGCGAGCCGGCATCGGCCGGGCAGATGGCTGCGTTGTACGCCGGCGTGTTCCTGATGTGCGTGAGCGCCGCAGGCTCGCGGTTCAACCAGGCGACCATGGGCGCCGACCAGTTCGACTCCGCCGCCGACCGGGACGTGCTCTTCAACTGGTTCTTCGTCTTCTTGTACGCATCCTCCGTGCTCGCGTCGACGGTCATCGTCTACGTCCAGGACACGGTGTCGTGGACGCTGGGGTTCGGCATCTCCGCTGCCGCCAGCGTGGTCGGCCTCGTGGCGCTGCTCCTCGGCACGCGGTACTACCGCCGGTCGGCCGTGCGGGGCAGCCCGTTCACGGGGCTCGCTCGGGTGGCCGTCGCCGCCGTCACGAAGTGGAAGGTCAACGTGCCGACGTCTGGGGAGTTGAAGTTTTACCACGGCCGACCACGGCGAGGTGATGGTGAGGACAAAGCTGGCAATAGTGACACTGACCTTGCACCAAGCGACAGTTTTAG TTTCCTGAACCGCGCCGCACTGATCACGGACGGTGACACCATAGCTGCCGCGGACGGGTCGACGGTGATCCGGCCGTGGCGTGTGTGCACGGTGCAGCAAGTGGAGGACCTGAAGACGGTGCTCCGCATCCTGCCGCTCTGGAGCGCCGCCATCTTTCTAAGCGTGGCCATCGGCGTGCAGATCAACTTCACCATCCTGCAGGCACTCGTCATGGACCGCGCTGTGGGCCGCTTCGTCATACCGGCGGGCTCCATGATCGTTGGCACCCTCATCGCCGTCGTTGTCTCCCTCGGCCTCCTTGACCGTGTCCTCCTCCCTCTGTGGCGGCGCCTCGTAAGGCACGACCCGACGCCACTGCAGCGCATCGGCGCGGGCCACGTGATCACCGTCGTCAGCATGGCCGCGTCCGCCGTCATCGAGCGCCGGCGCGTGGCCACCGTGCACGCGCGCGGCGATGAGGGCAACCCAGCGTGGGTGTCGCCGCTGTCGGCCATGTGGCTGCTCCTGCCGTTTGCTCTGTCAGGGTTCGGTGAGGCTCTGCACTTCCCCGGGCAGGTGACGTTGTACTACCAGGAGTTTCCCCCTTCGCTCAAGAACACGGCCACAGGCATGGTAGCCATGATCGTCGCGCTCGGGTTCTACCTTAGCACGGCGCTCATCGGCATCGTCCGGCGCGCCACGGCGTGGCTGCCGGACAACATGAATGCGTCCAGGCTGGAGAACCTCTACTGGCTGCTCGCCGTCCTGGTGTCTCTCAACTTCGGCTACTACATGTTGTGTGCCAGGTTGTACAAGTACCAGAACGTCGGCAAGAAAGTAACTGAAGTCTGA
- the LOC136518061 gene encoding rho GDP-dissociation inhibitor 1-like gives MDDNKEKENEHEKHDGADIEEEEEDEEGHKRVVVLGPQVPLKEQLELDKDDESLRRWKEQLLGQVDTEQLGETAEPEVKVLNLTILSPGRPDLVLPIPFQADDKGYAFTLKDGSLYSFRFSFTVSNNIVSGLKYTNTVWKTGVRVENQKMMLGTFSPQLEPYVYEGEEETTPAGIFARGSYSAKLKFFDDDGKCYLETSYYFEIRKEWPATQ, from the exons ATGGATGATAATAAGGAGAAAGAGAATGAGCATGAGAAGCATGATGGGGCTGAtattgaggaagaagaagaggatgaagaaGGTCACAAACGCGTTGTTGTTCTTGGGCCCCAAGTCCCCCTCAAGGAACAGCTCGAGCTCGATAAG GATGATGAGAGCCTGAGGAGGTGGAAGGAGCAACTCCTTGGGCAAGTTGACACAGAGCAGCTCGGAG AAACTGCGGAGCCAGAGGTTAAGGTGCTTAACCTGACCATCCTATCACCGGGCCGGCCAGATCTAGTCCTACCAATCCCATTCCAGGCAGACGATAAGGGCTATGCATTTACACTCAAGGATGGCAGCCTCTATAGCTTCCGTTTCTCCTTCACTGTCTCCAACAACATCGTGTCAGGCCTCAAGTACACCAACACCGTCTGGAAGACTGGAGTAAGAG TGGAGAACCAGAAGATGATGCTGGGGACATTCAGTCCCCAGCTAGAGCCGTACGTCTATGAGGGTGAAGAAGAGACCACACCTGCTGGCATTTTTGCAAGAGGTTCCTATTCTGCTAAACTAAAG TTTTTTGATGATGATGGCAAGTGCTATTTGGAGACGAGTTACTATTTTGAGATTAGAAAAGAGTGGCCAGCAACCCAATGA
- the LOC136518034 gene encoding rho GDP-dissociation inhibitor 1-like, translating into MDDKEKEKEKVKEKHANGTDVEEEEEDEEGNKRIVVLGPQVPLKEQLELDKDDESLRRWKEQLLGQVDTEQLGETAEPEVKVLNLTILSPGRPDLVLPIPFQADEKGYAFALKDGSPYSFRFSFIVSNNIVSGLKYTNTVWKTGVKVENQKMMLGTFSPQLEPYVYEGEEETTPAGIFARGSYSAKLKFVDDDGKCYLEMSYYFEIRKEWTAGTQ; encoded by the exons ATGGACGAtaaggagaaagagaaagagaaggtgaaggagaagcacGCCAACGGGACCGAcgttgaggaggaagaagaggacgaagAAGGTAACAAGCGCATTGTCGTGCTTGGCCCCCAGGTCCCCCTCAAGGAACAGCTCGAGCTCGACAAG GACGATGAGAGCCTGAGGAGGTGGAAGGAGCAACTCCTTGGGCAAGTCGACACAGAGCAGCTGGGAG AAACCGCGGAACCAGAGGTTAAGGTGCTGAACCTGACAATCCTGTCACCTGGCAGACCGGATCTGGTCCTTCCGATCCCATTCCAGGCGGACGAGAAGGGCTATGCATTTGCTCTCAAGGATGGCAGCCCCTACAGCTTCCGTTTCTCCTTCATCGTCTCCAACAACATCGTGTCAGGCCTGAAGTACACCAACACTGTCTGGAAAACTGGAGTAAAAG TGGAGAACCAGAAGATGATGCTGGGGACATTCAGCCCCCAGTTAGAGCCCTATGtctacgagggcgaagaagagacCACCCCTGCTGGCATTTTTGCAAGAGGTTCTTATTCTGCTAAATTAAAG TTTGTTGATGATGATGGCAAGTGCTACTTGGAGATGAGTTACTACTTTGAGATTAGAAAGGAGTGGACAGCAGGAACCCAATGA